The genomic interval AAAAGGTCGTGTTGCAAAAGCAGTTATTATTAGTGCTGTAACACCAATTATGATTCAAAATGAATCTAATCCTGAAGGTGTGCCATTATCTGTTTTTGATGAAATTAGACAAGGAACTGGATTTAATAGAGCGCAATATTTTTATGATTTTCCTATTCCATTTTACGGATGGAATCGCGAAGGACAAACTGTTCAAGAAGGTATCAAACACAATTGGTGGCGCCAAGGAATGATGGGTTCTGTTTTATCTCATTACGAAGGAATTAAAGCTTTCTCTGAATCAGATTTTACGGAAGATTTGAAAAGTTTAGACATTCCGGTTTTGGTTTTACACGGAGAAGACGACCAAATTGTACCTTATGCACAAGCACCTAGAGCAGCAAAATTGCTTAAAAACAGTAAATTAATTTCTTATCCAGGATTTCCACACGGAATGCCAACTACAGAAGCTGAAACAATTAATAAGGATATTTTAGATTTTATAAAATAATTAATTA from Flavobacterium sp. YJ01 carries:
- a CDS encoding alpha/beta hydrolase, yielding MSTFTVKDGTEIYYKDWGNGQPIVFHHGWPLSSDDWDAQMMFFLKQGYRVIAHDRRGHGRSGQASEGNNMETYASDIAELTEALDLKDAIHVGHSTGGGEVIRYAAKYGKGRVAKAVIISAVTPIMIQNESNPEGVPLSVFDEIRQGTGFNRAQYFYDFPIPFYGWNREGQTVQEGIKHNWWRQGMMGSVLSHYEGIKAFSESDFTEDLKSLDIPVLVLHGEDDQIVPYAQAPRAAKLLKNSKLISYPGFPHGMPTTEAETINKDILDFIK